The DNA segment GCTGATTTTCCGTGTGAAATGTGAACAAACTGTCAACATGGGTTGAAACACCAACTGCCAACTTCAAATGTCGATGGTCGGCACATAAAAATGTCAAAAGCTTAAAACCTTGGTGCCTTATTGAAACATTCAAACTTGCTATCTCACAATATTTGCGAAGTGCCAGCATCTTGGGATTAATGAGCTGATTTAATTGTCCACTCCCATGGAGTCGCAGAAACCTGCACTGagtttaggtgtcagccttggctcggtggtagcactctcccctctgaggcaggaggttgtgggttcaagatccactctaggaacatgagcacaaaatctaagccgaCAGTcacagagcagcactgagggagcgctgcactgtcacagtggctgtcttttggatgagacgttaaaccgaggccccaactgccctctcacatggacgtaaaagatctcatggcactatttcaaagaagagcaagggagttctggccaatatttatccctcaaccaacacctaaaaacagattatatggtgatgtatctcattgctgtttgtgggaccttgctgtgtgcaatttggctcctgtgtttcctacattacaacagtgtctacccttcaaaagtactccattggctgtaaagcgctttggggcatcctgaggtcatgaaaggcactatataaatgcaagcctttctttcttactGTAGGACAAGTCGTCAAACTATCCTGCGCTTGCTCTAAAATCAAATCAGAAAGGTAAAAAACACTAAGGCTATTATGCAAGCAATCAACAGGGTGAGTCCAGGGTAAGTTTGTGACTTGCAGCTTGTCCCGGTCTTATTTCTACGTTAGGAAGTGGAACATGGTAGAGCCGTGTTACACAGGCTGAAGCAACTCATTGAGCTTCCTTTAATCCTGTGCATGGAACAGGTTCTTGAGCTCAATACAGCAGAGGAATACAACCCATTTTAAGAACATTGGACGAATAATCCAGGAGAacataaattcaaatcccaccatggcagtcggagaatttgaattcaattttaaaaaacaacTGGAAATAAgaagctggtatcaataaaagtggcCGTGAAGCTGTCGTATTGTTGtaaaccaactggttcactaatgtcctttagggaaggaaacctgccgaccTTACCCGGCCGACCAACATGGTCGACTCTTAACTGAAGTGACCTGgcaagccacacagttgtatCAAGCTGCTACGAAGAACAACAAGATAACTTTGTGGGGGGACCTTAGCTTCATGGattgcagcagtttaagaaggcgacccaccaccacattctcagggcaattagggatgggcaataaatgccggccaataaagtgacgctcacatcccaagaattagaATAGTCTTGATCATTGAGGTGCAGTGCATCTTCAGGGGGTTCTTTACCTTAGTGCTGAGAATGCATTCTACATATCCTGTGCTCAACTCTCAGCATTTGCCAAGCAAGAGGAGACCACAAAAAGGCATTCCAGCACAGGGCTAAATACTTCTGTGCACCTTCAAAACATTTTCATCATTCATCGCAAACATTGAGTACCTGTAAACAATAGAATTCAAATAAAATAAACGTATACACAGGACtaaaatataatgattaaaaaagTAATATGTAAGACTATACTGTATATACAAAATCACGTTACACTCTGGACAGAGCAGTAAAGAATGTACAGGActaaaaggtgctgtagaaattttttattcgttcatgggatgtgggcgtcgctggcaaagccagcatttattgtccatccctaattgcccttgagaaggtggtggtgagccgccttcttgaaccgctgcagtccgtgtggtgaaggttctcccacagtgctgttaggaagggagttccaggattttgacccagcgacgatgaaggaacagcgatatatttccaagtcgggatggtgtgtggcttggaggggaatgtgcaggtggtgttgttcccatgtgcctgctgctcttgtccttctaggtggtagaggtcgcgggtttgggaggtgctgttgaagaagccttggcgagttgctgcagtgcatcctggggatggattacactgcagccacagtgcgccggtgatgaagggagtgaatgtttagggtggtggatggggtgccaacctagcgggctgctttgtgtggatggtgttgagcttcttgagtgttgttggagctgcactcatccaggcaagtggagagtattccatcacactcctgacttgtgccttgtagatggtggaaaggctttggggagtcaggaggtgagtcactcaccacagaatgcccagcctttgacctgctcttgtagccacagtatttatgtggctggtccagttaagtttctgatcaatggtgacccccaggatgttgatggtgggggattcagcgatggtaatgtcgttgaatgtcaaggggaggtggttagattctctcttgttggagatggtcattgcctggcacttgtctggcacgaatgttacttgccacttatcagcccaagcctggatgttgtccaggtcttgctgcatgcgggcacggactgcttcattatctgaggggttgcgaatggcacggaacactgtgcaaccatcagcgaacatccccatttctgaccctatgatgtagggaaggtcattgatgaagcagctgaagatatttgggcctagggcactggcctgaggaactcctgcagcaatgtcctggggctgagatgataggcctATCTGGCCAATCAGATGGCAGCTATCTGCCTGAGGGTCTCACTCCCGACTCCCTGTCTCTTTTGACTTTGTTAAATGGCACTTTGGATTAGTCCAAACTGTTGTTATTGTTCACATTAGAAAACTGGAATGTGCTCCTCTAGGTTTGCACAGTGCGTAGCTGAGCACACTGACCAGGGAGGCATGTACCATCTCTGgtttttgctgagttagctgatctcagccagtgcaATTACCTCCACTTGACATCTCCCTTTGGTGCCCTGGCCAAGATTGAGAACATACCATATGAAAACCACAGATAAAAACACTGAGCCCTGCCATTCTATGATGCAATGCATTGATTAAAATCAATCTCTGACTGATCTAATTTAAACTACTATCAGCTTCACTTTCAATGTGCACAAGCAAGCCTTAAGCAATACAGCAAAAGGAGTCTGCCAAGTTCCCCGGAATCAGTTCCTTCACCTCCACTGGTTGTCCTATCATCGGATATAGCGAAGGAGAGAATTCAGGCAGACATATGGGGCCTGTTACGCTGTATCGAAAACTCTTTCGAGACAGAGGTGCGTATTTGGTTGAGAAGTTATAGAGACCGACGTGATCAACCACTACATGGGATACAATGTGTCGTCTCCTGCTGGGATCAGAGCCATGAGTGGGGGTTTGGGAGAGAGTGATACTGGTGGGTAGTAGGCAAGGAATATTCTGAAAGTTTGCTCGATTTCCTTTGGGGATCAGTACAGGTTTATGCAGAATCTTACCTCAGGAGATTAAAAGGATGGGGCAGTGTCCATCATAAGATAAACTCTGCATGGTCTGTGGAAGAAGTGGGCCCTCAtgtcactcccctcccctcccctcagggAGCAGCTGAGCCTACACTTGGCACTTCTCCTTTATGCATGGTTCAGAATGAGAACTGAGCAGAGTGGGGTCTCAACCTATGTTCACCCCTCGCTCCACAATTCTGAGCAGTAATGCATAGCATCACCCACCTCCTGTGCAAACAGTTAGCATGAGTGACTTACATAGATTTTCTTCACTAGTAGAACAAACACGGTACAACAATGTCATGTGCAATATTTATTTGTATGTGCACGGTTTTTCTTAGTCCACTTTCTTAGTTGCTGGAGTACTATGTAGCTGTACCTCATAGTACTGAAGTCATTGTGCAACTGTTTACCAGGATTTGGCCTTGATTGGAGGGCTGCTTGGTTCTATTTTATTTAGGTGGCCTTTTGTACAAGTTTTTGATGAGTCAGTTGTGCAGCACAAGTGAGTGCTTTTTGTACTGTTGACAAATCCATGCAGGCAGCCATGCTAAGGAAGTTGCCATGGTTACAGCTTGCCGGGAGTgaaaattgatttatttttaaactccAGGTTGCTCGTGGAAAAGTAGGCCTGGGTGCTTGTTATAcatgcatttaaaggggaagttagaaaagcacatgagagagaaaggaatggaaggatatggtgATTGGGTTAAATaaagaggggcgggaggaggctcatgtggagcataaacacgggcatagaccagttgggccgaatggcctgtttctgtgcagtagactccatataattctatgtaatacatctCAGCAATATGAAATAAACTTCTTAAACTGTGAGATAATAAACATGGACTATATTCATATGCAAATTATATGTATTATAACATTTATATCTCAGTCAATACAAGGGCTTAGCCATTTAGCAGGAGATGTGCATCCAGAAGAAACAGCATAATTAATAATGCGATTATTTCTGCTTTTCATACATTACAATGTCCTTGATAGCACCGACACTCTAAGCTCAAAACACACCATCCAACTCACTTTGTCCTCTATTCATCCAAAGTACCGAAATCAAGACTGAACTGCATACTCTCCGATACCAactcatttttttcccccaaggtGTTAAAAACTGTAGAACTCTGTATCCCTCTCCATCTTTCATTCCGCCAACATTTTAAAAGCTTTTAAAACCTGAGCTTAATagcactacttcctgatttccctcttatATTTTTCAACCTTGAAGGTGTTCTGCACCTCGatgttttgatttttaaaaaaattgtttcccaAACATATATTGGTGAGGGGAAAAACACACACTGTGATTTTTTCCACTGAAGATCCGGCAGTTTCAACTCATTACGGATGGCTGGAAAATGATTGCCAAGTTCCAAAAGCCTTGCTTCGTGATCGGACTTGTGCTAAAACCCCACTAAATGCAGACACTCCTGTGGCTTGAGAAACGTACACGATAATCGACACATTCACAAGCTAAAATGTTCTCACAATTTAAACCAACAGATATTAAGGCACAGGAGGAAaatgttttgtttaaaaaaaggctGGGTGCAGATTTTGACGACAGCATAATCAGACAGCAGGTGAACTTCAATGCACTATGAACCCCGAGTTATACGTTTGCATCAAGCAGTATATTCCAATGCATTTAATTGTACAAATGGATACAACAAAATTAACCACAGGAACACTGCTCTACGTGTTGGAGAATATGCAAGAAACACATGAGCaagaaagtcaggagtgtgttagtcaGGTTGACAAGTTGTTTAAACAATAGAATCTGTGTGGTGTTCTATTTAtggatctgtgaacaaaaattaagaaagcaaacaAAATAAAATGATACACCGACATGCGTAATCATACAAGCCGTGGCAGTtgcaactgtggctcagttgttTTTCTCGTATTGGTTTTCCTTTTGAGTTAACAGGATATTGAGGAGCCTATTGAAGATAGGCCTAAAGCCTGGGGCTGGATTTTTAATGTTCCCAATACTGTGTGGCTTGCAGTTGGTGTTGAGATTAAGAAGTTTACCATAGTGTGAGTTGTTCATTGTAATATGGAAATAGTGCTGTAATATAAATTGGCATTAGCATTTTCTTTTAAAGAATTCAGAAGGCACATAATGCAGATTTATAGCAGTGTGGATTGTGGGTAGTAGGGAAACCACTTGTCTGTTTTTGGGGTTGATTGTGGCTTGTTAATTTGTTTTCATTATTTggattcttgtttctttcactttATATGAGTATTTTGCCATTTTTCCCCCCTCAAAATTTAAATAAAGACTAACAGCAGCTTTGTAATACCTGACCCACCATAAGGCAGTTGAAAGTGGTCAGACAAAAATGAGGCATCACATTGGTGGCACCATACTGCTCCCGCGACGACCCTCATTGTACCAACTAAAGAGCCTGGAACGCATAGTTAAACCGGGTCAGTTACTAGTACTTACTGGTGGTTATATTCTCTGGTGAGATGCCAAGCTTCTTTGCCATGTTACTCATCACTCTTTCCATCTCTGGACCCTTCTTAAATATTTCCACTTGATGCATAGCTGTCTGATTGTTTTCCACCAGGTTTATGAACTTTTGGCAGTGGTCAAAGAATCGCAGTAGCCCGTCGTTAACCTCCCACTGACCGCCGGCCTGCTCACTCAGGTTCAGAGAGCTCTCCAGCCCTTGGATAAAAGACTTGGTGCTGTTGACGCACCTGTGTTTGGAACTGGTCAAAAACTTGACCCTGTTCTCTTTATAAGAGCGGGCGGCGAAGAGGGTGGGGAACCTGGCGGCCAATCGTTTGGCCAGCTTGACCATGTCGGAGACACCCTGCCGGTGGAGGTTGCCATCCATCCGCTCGTTGTACCACATGTGCCAGCCCGCAAGAGCCCGCACCAGGCTGTTGCCAGGGTCACCCTGCTTCCTGATCAGCTGGTGGATCTCCATCATGTGGGGCACGTTCTTCCTGGTCGGGTACCTGGTACCATGCCGGATCAGTGCGTTCACCTGCAATACGGTGCAGTTGGCAGGAGCCAGCCAGACACTGGGGTGCAGTGGGCTCCCGCTCAGCCCCTCGTACTTGGACTTGGTCCCGTAATGTTCAGCCCAGGCGGATCCTCCCGGAGAGGCGGCGCAGAACCTGATGCAAACCCACAGGATCAGCACCGAGCCCcggctccctcctcctcctcctgcacccggCCCCGCTCTGCTCATCCTCAGCCACGGAGCCCGCATCATTTCAGCTCCGAGCCGGTAAGAGGGGAACCCGGTCACAGCGCCGGCTCCAACACGGCAGCTCAGCTTCCGCATCCCTCCCCGGCCCCGGCACAGCCCCGCCCGGCTCCGCTCAGCTCAACACCGAATGGTCAGACAGCGCCCGGCTCCGCTCCACCGCAAACCACGGAGCAAATCCGGAGAGAGGCAGGAACAGCTCGGCACCGGGCTACACCGGGGTATACAGATAGACTGGGATATACAGTGACACTGGGATATACAGATAGACTGGGATATACAGTGACACCGGGGTATACAGATAGACTGGGATATACAGTGACACCGGGGTATACAGATAGACTGGGATATACAGTGACACTGGGGTATACAGATAGACTGGGATATACAGTGACACCAGGGTATACAGATAGACTGGGATATACAGTGACACTGGGGTATACAGATAGACTGGGATATACAGTGACACCGGGGTATACAGATAGACTGGGATATACAGTGACACTGGGGTATACAGATAGACTGGGATATACAGTGACACTGGGGTATACAGATAGACTGGGATATACAGTGACACTGGGGTATACAGATAGACTGGGATATACAGTGACACTGGGATATACAGATAGACTGGGATATACAGTGACACC comes from the Heptranchias perlo isolate sHepPer1 chromosome 21, sHepPer1.hap1, whole genome shotgun sequence genome and includes:
- the minpp1b gene encoding multiple inositol polyphosphate phosphatase 1b, producing the protein MRKLSCRVGAGAVTGFPSYRLGAEMMRAPWLRMSRAGPGAGGGGGSRGSVLILWVCIRFCAASPGGSAWAEHYGTKSKYEGLSGSPLHPSVWLAPANCTVLQVNALIRHGTRYPTRKNVPHMMEIHQLIRKQGDPGNSLVRALAGWHMWYNERMDGNLHRQGVSDMVKLAKRLAARFPTLFAARSYKENRVKFLTSSKHRCVNSTKSFIQGLESSLNLSEQAGGQWEVNDGLLRFFDHCQKFINLVENNQTAMHQVEIFKKGPEMERVMSNMAKKLGISPENITTNMVEATFYLCIYEFILKGVVSPWCDLLDKDDVEVLEYLGDLKQYWKRSYGYKINGLSSYQLFQDIFQYLDQTIEESERNQPISHTAVLRFGHAETLLPVLTLMGYFKDDRPLLANNFEEQRNRKFRSGRIAPFAANLILVLYQCNEAQGLGEKYKLQLFLNEKPLPFPHSGNLVANYEEVKNCYQHLIEALKFSNVCDDSSSFHFILFLFLFLLLLFVVCY